One window from the genome of Streptococcus halotolerans encodes:
- the recG gene encoding ATP-dependent DNA helicase RecG, whose amino-acid sequence MNLQSPIAALKGFGPKSAEKFAKLGLYTIEDLFLYYPFRYEDFKSRSIFDLVDGEKAVVTGQVVTPANVQYYGFKRNRLSFKIKQDEAVIAVSFFNQPYLVDKIEMGSEIAVFGKWDAKKSALTGMKLLAQVEDDMQPVYHVAQGVSQSALVKAIKSAFDSQLLGSIRENLPQVLLQKYRLMTRQEAVAAMHFPKDLAAYKQALRRIKFEELFYFQLNLQVLKAENKSETSGLALHFDQAMIDEKVKALPFPLTGAQSRSLTEILEDMKSGAHMNRLLQGDVGSGKTVIASLAMYASYTAGYQSALMVPTEILAEQHFASLTALFPDLNVALLTAGMKLSVKRDTLAAIADGSVDMIVGTHALIQDAVTYHKLGLVITDEQHRFGVNQRRVFREKGENPDVLMMTATPIPRTLAITTFGEMDVSIIDELPAGRKPIVTRWVKHEQLNTVLTWMRDELTKGAQAYVISPLIEESEALDLKNAVALHAELAAFFGEDFRVDLMHGRMKADEKEATMLAFKAAKSQVLVSTTVIEVGVNVPNATIMVIMDADRFGLSQLHQLRGRVGRGHKQSYAVLIANPKTDTGKDRMLAMCETNDGFILAEKDLKMRGSGEIFGTRQSGLPEFKTADIVEDFPILEEARRVSAEIVKDPKWMLDPRWEVLLTDLKKEGQFD is encoded by the coding sequence ATGAATTTACAATCACCGATTGCAGCATTAAAAGGTTTTGGACCTAAGTCTGCGGAAAAGTTTGCCAAATTAGGCTTATACACGATTGAAGATCTCTTTTTGTATTATCCTTTCCGTTATGAGGATTTTAAAAGCCGTTCTATTTTTGACCTTGTGGATGGTGAGAAGGCTGTCGTTACCGGTCAGGTAGTAACACCAGCTAATGTCCAGTATTATGGTTTTAAACGAAATCGCTTATCCTTTAAAATCAAACAAGATGAAGCGGTTATCGCTGTGAGTTTTTTTAACCAACCCTATCTAGTTGATAAGATTGAGATGGGCAGCGAAATCGCTGTTTTCGGAAAGTGGGATGCTAAAAAATCCGCCCTAACAGGCATGAAACTATTAGCGCAGGTTGAAGACGACATGCAGCCAGTCTATCATGTTGCCCAAGGCGTCTCACAATCCGCTTTGGTAAAGGCTATCAAATCTGCTTTTGACAGTCAATTACTAGGATCAATCAGGGAAAATTTGCCTCAAGTTTTACTTCAAAAGTATCGCTTGATGACTAGGCAGGAAGCAGTGGCAGCCATGCATTTTCCAAAGGACTTGGCAGCTTACAAGCAGGCTCTACGACGAATTAAGTTCGAAGAACTGTTCTATTTTCAGCTTAATTTACAAGTCTTAAAAGCAGAAAACAAGTCTGAGACTAGCGGCTTAGCTCTTCATTTTGACCAAGCAATGATCGATGAAAAAGTCAAAGCACTGCCATTTCCTTTAACGGGTGCCCAATCCAGAAGTCTGACTGAAATTTTAGAAGATATGAAATCAGGTGCCCACATGAACCGTCTCTTACAGGGAGATGTGGGTTCTGGAAAAACCGTTATTGCCAGTTTGGCGATGTATGCAAGCTACACCGCTGGGTATCAGTCAGCGCTTATGGTGCCTACGGAAATTCTGGCTGAACAGCACTTTGCCAGCCTGACAGCATTATTTCCAGATCTCAATGTAGCTCTCTTAACTGCTGGCATGAAGCTTTCTGTTAAACGAGATACGTTAGCAGCTATTGCTGATGGTTCTGTGGACATGATTGTGGGGACGCACGCCTTGATTCAAGATGCTGTGACCTACCATAAGCTAGGTTTGGTTATCACAGATGAGCAGCATCGTTTTGGTGTCAATCAGCGTCGCGTTTTTCGAGAAAAAGGGGAGAATCCCGATGTGCTGATGATGACAGCCACACCAATTCCCCGCACGCTCGCCATCACGACCTTTGGCGAAATGGACGTTTCCATCATTGATGAATTGCCGGCAGGGAGAAAACCAATCGTGACCAGATGGGTCAAGCATGAGCAGTTGAATACGGTCTTAACTTGGATGAGAGATGAGTTGACCAAGGGAGCACAGGCTTATGTTATTTCTCCCTTAATTGAGGAGTCAGAAGCCCTAGACTTAAAAAATGCTGTGGCGTTACATGCTGAGTTGGCAGCATTCTTCGGAGAAGATTTTCGGGTGGACTTGATGCATGGTCGCATGAAAGCTGATGAAAAAGAAGCAACCATGTTGGCCTTTAAAGCCGCAAAAAGTCAGGTACTAGTATCAACGACAGTTATCGAAGTTGGGGTCAATGTTCCCAATGCTACGATTATGGTAATCATGGATGCAGATCGTTTTGGTCTTAGCCAATTACACCAGCTTCGAGGCCGTGTTGGCCGAGGTCATAAACAATCCTACGCTGTGCTTATTGCCAATCCTAAAACTGATACCGGCAAAGACCGTATGCTGGCCATGTGTGAAACAAATGATGGCTTTATCTTAGCAGAAAAAGATTTGAAAATGCGTGGTTCGGGAGAGATATTTGGTACCCGTCAATCGGGTTTACCAGAATTTAAAACGGCAGACATTGTCGAAGACTTTCCTATCTTAGAAGAAGCCAGACGTGTTTCGGCAGAAATTGTCAAAGATCCAAAATGGATGCTGGATCCTAGATGGGAAGTTCTTCTGACAGACTTGAAAAAAGAAGGTCAGTTTGATTAA
- a CDS encoding GntR family transcriptional regulator: MEIIINQSSLVPIYEQIYGQLKNAILSQALLPEDHLPSVRQLAKELQISALTVKKSYDYLEKDGLISTIHGKGSFVNKIQSSRFYEEQLKEFEASLDQLIEKSLVYGIEQSDIIAILEMKIKE; this comes from the coding sequence ATGGAAATTATTATCAATCAGTCATCCTTGGTACCTATTTACGAACAAATTTATGGTCAACTAAAAAATGCTATTTTATCCCAAGCATTATTGCCAGAAGATCATTTACCCTCAGTTAGACAACTGGCTAAAGAATTACAGATTAGTGCTTTAACGGTTAAAAAATCCTATGATTACCTTGAAAAAGATGGCTTAATCAGCACCATTCATGGGAAAGGTTCTTTTGTCAATAAGATTCAATCCAGTCGTTTTTATGAGGAACAATTAAAAGAGTTTGAGGCATCTTTAGATCAGCTGATTGAAAAATCGCTTGTCTATGGCATCGAGCAATCTGATATTATAGCAATCTTAGAGATGAAAATAAAGGAGTAG
- a CDS encoding ABC transporter ATP-binding protein, protein MIEVNNIKKSYKNFELDLSLKIKAGETVGIVGKNGSGKSTFFKALLDLVTLDQGKISMFGQSTRDLNHEDFEKIGVVFPDMDFNELMTISDISTILDAFYHSFDKHDFLKKVQAFGLPTKTAIKTFSTGMRAKLKVLVALSHRSKLLILDEPTAGLDVVARKEILNLIRDFQEKEEAAVLISSHVSSDIETLCDRLVLLHDGKILLEEDTDIILDTYALLKMTEEQFESIAKDYLQYIEKEAYYYKCLTNQKGFYKENYPHLVIDDMTIDGLLAIIIEGERL, encoded by the coding sequence ATGATTGAAGTCAATAACATAAAGAAGTCGTACAAGAATTTTGAGTTAGACCTTTCTTTAAAGATTAAGGCAGGTGAAACTGTCGGAATTGTTGGTAAAAATGGTTCTGGAAAATCAACCTTTTTTAAAGCTCTCCTAGATTTAGTCACTCTTGATCAAGGAAAGATTAGCATGTTCGGTCAGTCTACTCGTGACTTGAATCATGAGGATTTTGAAAAAATTGGTGTTGTTTTTCCAGATATGGATTTCAATGAACTGATGACCATTAGCGATATCAGCACCATTCTTGATGCTTTCTACCATTCTTTTGATAAACATGACTTTCTCAAGAAAGTTCAAGCTTTTGGTTTACCTACCAAGACAGCCATTAAAACCTTTTCAACAGGGATGAGAGCTAAGTTGAAAGTGCTGGTTGCTTTAAGTCATCGGTCCAAGTTGTTGATTCTAGATGAACCTACAGCTGGTTTGGACGTTGTTGCGCGAAAAGAGATTCTCAACTTAATTCGAGATTTTCAAGAGAAAGAAGAAGCCGCGGTCTTGATTAGTTCACATGTTTCTTCAGACATTGAAACTTTATGTGATCGGTTGGTCTTGCTTCATGATGGCAAAATCTTGCTGGAAGAAGATACCGATATTATTTTAGACACCTACGCCCTTCTCAAAATGACTGAAGAGCAGTTTGAATCAATTGCAAAAGACTATCTTCAGTATATTGAAAAAGAGGCTTATTATTATAAGTGTTTGACAAATCAAAAAGGTTTTTATAAGGAAAATTATCCACATCTGGTCATCGATGATATGACCATTGATGGTTTGCTAGCTATCATTATCGAAGGAGAGAGATTATGA
- a CDS encoding ABC-2 transporter permease produces MKGLLIKDVQMIKKQLSLVLVLAAILVGIAVFSDDTVFSVSFFTYFIGLMAISTISQDDRSKGQAYLFCLPVSRTQYVLEKYVLSFFLIFLAWLMSFGVILLSRQFPHHMSSKSFFLPYLFVLLSCCLLINLLIPVYLKFGGEKSRHVIMITFAGLFLVYLQVTHAVDGVSAWFASLVRHVLGIEFMVLISIGTLVICSTAALSVLISKNIMQRKEF; encoded by the coding sequence ATGAAAGGTTTACTGATAAAAGATGTTCAAATGATAAAGAAACAGCTGAGTCTGGTGCTGGTGCTTGCTGCCATCTTAGTCGGGATTGCTGTCTTTTCAGATGACACAGTATTCTCAGTGAGTTTTTTCACCTATTTTATCGGCCTTATGGCCATTAGCACGATTAGCCAGGATGATAGGTCTAAAGGACAAGCCTATCTATTTTGTTTACCAGTTTCGCGGACACAGTATGTATTGGAAAAATATGTCTTGAGTTTCTTTTTGATTTTCTTAGCTTGGTTAATGTCGTTCGGGGTGATCTTGCTATCTCGTCAATTCCCTCATCACATGTCGTCAAAGAGTTTTTTCTTACCTTACTTATTTGTTTTATTGTCGTGTTGCTTACTGATTAACCTTCTGATTCCGGTTTATTTAAAATTTGGAGGTGAAAAATCTCGGCATGTTATCATGATAACATTTGCAGGATTGTTCTTAGTCTACTTGCAAGTGACGCATGCGGTCGATGGTGTATCAGCTTGGTTTGCTAGCTTGGTTCGTCACGTATTAGGGATAGAATTCATGGTTCTCATTTCTATTGGAACTCTTGTTATTTGTTCTACAGCCGCATTGTCTGTCCTAATTAGTAAAAACATTATGCAGAGAAAAGAATTTTAG
- a CDS encoding Cof-type HAD-IIB family hydrolase — MVQLIAIDMDGTLLDSQKKLSQENINAIQEAVAAGIKIVICTGRSQAGVKPYFDQLGLHEEEYVILNNGCSLHETLNWSTLYGKPLRHSDMLTLQSYVDNHLEVDLVLATNKDYYFVGEKPSEIAQADADSVFTNLLPIKKEDLSTIEEPVYNAMYMGTPKAIDAFQNQYETDIVNAYTGVRSQDFLYEVLPQHSNKATGLAELVKRLGLDPSQIMTIGDGNNDIEMLDFSGFAVAMGNASEAVKVHADKITLNNDQAGVAYAIREFVLKS, encoded by the coding sequence ATGGTTCAGTTAATCGCTATCGATATGGATGGCACGCTCTTAGATAGTCAAAAAAAATTATCCCAGGAAAACATCAACGCTATTCAAGAAGCTGTTGCTGCTGGTATTAAAATTGTGATTTGTACCGGTCGTTCGCAGGCTGGGGTGAAGCCATATTTTGATCAACTAGGTCTTCACGAAGAAGAATATGTTATTTTAAATAATGGCTGCTCGCTTCATGAAACGCTCAATTGGTCGACTCTTTATGGCAAACCTTTGCGCCATTCAGATATGCTAACATTGCAGTCTTATGTGGATAATCATTTGGAAGTTGATCTGGTGTTAGCAACTAATAAGGATTATTATTTTGTTGGAGAAAAACCTTCAGAGATTGCTCAAGCTGATGCTGATTCAGTCTTTACCAACTTATTGCCAATCAAAAAAGAAGACCTGTCAACCATTGAAGAGCCTGTATACAATGCCATGTACATGGGAACCCCAAAAGCTATCGATGCCTTTCAGAACCAATACGAAACTGACATTGTGAACGCTTATACTGGCGTGCGTAGCCAAGACTTTCTTTATGAAGTCTTACCTCAACATTCTAATAAAGCTACTGGATTAGCAGAACTTGTCAAACGGTTAGGATTGGACCCCAGTCAAATCATGACCATCGGCGATGGCAACAATGATATTGAGATGCTGGATTTTTCAGGATTTGCAGTTGCCATGGGAAATGCCTCAGAGGCGGTTAAAGTTCATGCCGATAAAATCACACTAAACAACGATCAAGCAGGAGTTGCCTATGCTATCAGAGAATTTGTCCTTAAATCCTAA
- a CDS encoding Cof-type HAD-IIB family hydrolase — protein MLSENLSLNPNIKLVAIDMDGTLLDEAKQLTAENKEAIRKARQAGVHVVICTGRPKSGILPYAQELGLEDDYVIANNGSWLFKTNDWSPLASHSLSREALEHIVAIFDNTPGINLVFFTQEANYALGKELYPAAIRDAEIENSKLYHTTFEAFLDLDIPVAVAVFMGEETVMDAFQDRADALLSEQVATVRSMDYAYEALPLGVDKGRALKDLAAELNLAPESIMVLGDGNNDLEMFDFAGVAVAMANASDAVKAQADFVTHSNQESGVAKAIYDHIL, from the coding sequence ATGCTATCAGAGAATTTGTCCTTAAATCCTAACATTAAGTTAGTTGCCATTGATATGGATGGCACGCTTTTGGATGAGGCTAAACAATTAACCGCAGAAAATAAAGAAGCCATTAGGAAGGCGCGTCAAGCTGGGGTTCATGTTGTCATTTGTACGGGGCGTCCCAAGTCAGGTATTTTACCTTATGCTCAGGAACTTGGTTTAGAAGATGATTATGTGATTGCCAACAACGGCTCTTGGCTTTTTAAGACCAATGACTGGTCACCGCTAGCCTCCCATAGTCTCTCTCGTGAAGCTTTGGAACATATAGTCGCTATCTTTGACAATACCCCAGGCATTAATCTGGTGTTCTTCACTCAAGAAGCCAATTATGCCTTGGGAAAAGAGCTCTATCCAGCAGCTATCCGTGATGCGGAGATTGAAAATTCTAAGCTATATCACACCACGTTTGAGGCATTTTTAGATCTAGATATTCCAGTAGCTGTTGCAGTCTTTATGGGAGAAGAGACGGTCATGGACGCCTTCCAAGACAGAGCAGATGCTCTTTTATCTGAACAGGTAGCAACAGTGCGTAGTATGGACTACGCCTATGAAGCTCTACCGCTCGGCGTTGATAAAGGCCGTGCTCTGAAGGACCTAGCGGCAGAGTTAAACCTAGCTCCAGAAAGCATTATGGTATTGGGTGACGGTAATAATGATTTAGAAATGTTTGATTTTGCAGGAGTTGCCGTAGCGATGGCAAATGCTTCAGATGCTGTTAAAGCACAAGCTGATTTTGTGACGCATTCCAATCAAGAATCAGGGGTCGCTAAAGCTATTTATGATCATATTTTATAA
- a CDS encoding TetR/AcrR family transcriptional regulator produces the protein MATQVIPEPSLKPLQIANQEAKQATKEAIEEALILLMEEKPLENISISELTKKAGVSRNAFYRHYQTKEVLFHKMIKRATLKVVKGLQRFNFQTERYQAWLYLFKQAKKNARLLKIILKYNMLQWIYDIIINRLSKFRKLNDSKQNQYRHSFWSQAVLSVLGRWINEGMVVPEEEMAAMDLPLLV, from the coding sequence ATGGCTACACAAGTTATTCCTGAACCATCTCTTAAGCCGTTACAAATAGCCAACCAAGAAGCTAAACAAGCCACCAAGGAAGCTATCGAAGAAGCCCTCATACTCCTCATGGAAGAAAAACCTTTAGAAAATATCTCTATTTCAGAGCTTACGAAAAAGGCAGGGGTCTCTCGTAATGCCTTCTACCGCCATTACCAAACCAAAGAAGTATTGTTTCATAAAATGATTAAACGGGCAACATTAAAAGTGGTTAAAGGCTTACAACGGTTTAATTTTCAGACCGAACGTTACCAGGCCTGGCTATACCTCTTTAAACAGGCTAAGAAAAATGCTCGCCTTCTTAAAATAATCCTTAAATACAACATGCTGCAATGGATTTACGATATCATTATCAATCGCTTGAGTAAATTTAGAAAACTAAATGATAGCAAACAAAATCAGTATCGACATTCCTTCTGGAGCCAAGCTGTCCTTTCTGTTCTAGGTCGCTGGATTAACGAAGGCATGGTTGTCCCAGAAGAAGAAATGGCAGCAATGGATTTACCCCTGTTAGTCTAA
- a CDS encoding DegV family protein: MTWKIVADSGCDLKVLQDLAEDVNFVRVPLTLQVGNQLFIDDEGLDVEHMLDVLKETKAAATSACPSPDAYMKAFEGADNIVVVTITGGLSGSQNSAQIAKEMYLEDHPNTNIHVIDSLSAGGEMDLLVQKIQELTEAGLSFDDVVSQIKDYQEKTKLIFVLAKVDNLVKNGRLNKVLGKVIGLLNIRMVGKASAEGKLELLHKAKGQKKSVSTSYQEMVKAGYQGGRVLIAHCHNAAICQQLEEAIKKDYPTADVQIVPTSGLCSFYAEEGGILMGYEIQ, encoded by the coding sequence ATGACTTGGAAAATTGTCGCAGATTCTGGATGCGATCTGAAAGTGTTACAAGATCTAGCAGAAGATGTTAATTTTGTACGAGTTCCTTTAACACTACAGGTTGGAAACCAATTGTTTATTGATGATGAAGGACTAGATGTCGAGCATATGCTTGATGTTCTTAAAGAAACAAAGGCAGCAGCTACCTCGGCTTGTCCTAGTCCAGATGCCTATATGAAAGCATTTGAAGGGGCAGATAATATTGTGGTTGTTACCATAACAGGCGGGTTATCTGGCAGTCAAAATAGTGCCCAGATAGCTAAAGAAATGTATCTTGAAGACCATCCTAATACTAATATTCATGTCATTGATAGTTTATCAGCCGGCGGTGAAATGGATCTTTTAGTGCAAAAAATTCAGGAATTGACTGAAGCAGGCTTATCATTTGATGATGTTGTTTCACAAATAAAAGATTATCAAGAAAAGACGAAATTGATTTTTGTTCTTGCCAAGGTGGATAATTTAGTCAAAAACGGACGTTTGAATAAAGTGCTTGGAAAGGTTATCGGACTGCTAAATATTCGTATGGTTGGTAAGGCTAGCGCAGAAGGAAAGTTGGAGCTCTTGCACAAGGCTAAGGGACAAAAAAAATCAGTATCAACTTCTTATCAAGAAATGGTCAAGGCAGGTTATCAAGGTGGTCGTGTTTTAATAGCTCATTGTCATAACGCTGCCATCTGTCAACAGCTAGAAGAGGCGATTAAGAAAGACTATCCTACGGCAGATGTTCAAATTGTACCAACTTCTGGTTTGTGTAGCTTTTATGCGGAAGAGGGTGGCATTCTCATGGGATACGAAATCCAATAA
- a CDS encoding Na/Pi cotransporter family protein produces the protein MSINWQEIAFSFLGGLGLFLFSIKYMGDGLQQAAGDKLRDYIDRYTSNPFLGVLIGIVITGLIQSSSGVTAIAVGLVSAGLLGLRQAIGIVMGANIGTTVTSFLIGFKLGDYGLPILFVGAVLLLFVKNRKLNNLGKILFGLGGLFFALNLMGDAMAPLRDIQAFRDYMVSLSDKPLQGVFIGTLLTVLIQSSSATIGILQSLYAGGLLDLNGALPILFGDNIGTTITAVLAALGANIAAKRVAGAHVMFNVIGTVICLILLAPFTHLVAWFQGQLGLTKEMTIAFAHGTFNITNTVVQFPFIGALAYIVTKIIPGEDEVVKYEALYLDRGLITSAPSIALGNAKRELVHLASYSVQALEASYAYISSSDSKYAAKVEKYENAVNTIDEELTSYLIAISNEALNESENEVLASSLDSSRDLERIADHANELAQLTTETLSKNVIFSEEAQAELKKMYTMAHRLVLDSIRVVVDHDKVLAGELLERHKDIVKLERKYRRVHTKRLNRGECSAQAGISYVDILSHYTRISDHGINLVEKVIEDVI, from the coding sequence ATGTCTATCAACTGGCAAGAAATTGCCTTTAGCTTCCTAGGTGGTCTAGGTCTCTTCCTTTTTAGTATTAAATATATGGGAGATGGCTTGCAACAAGCTGCAGGGGATAAATTACGTGACTATATTGACAGATACACTAGCAATCCTTTCTTGGGAGTCTTGATTGGGATTGTCATTACTGGATTGATTCAATCTAGTTCAGGTGTGACTGCGATTGCGGTTGGTTTGGTATCAGCGGGTCTTCTGGGGCTGCGACAAGCTATTGGTATTGTTATGGGTGCCAATATTGGAACGACAGTTACTTCTTTTTTGATTGGTTTCAAATTAGGAGACTATGGACTCCCTATTTTATTTGTCGGTGCGGTATTACTCTTATTTGTGAAAAATCGAAAACTCAATAATTTAGGAAAAATTCTCTTTGGTCTTGGTGGTCTTTTCTTCGCCTTGAACCTTATGGGGGATGCCATGGCACCGCTGAGAGACATTCAAGCCTTTCGCGATTATATGGTTAGTTTGAGCGATAAGCCGCTTCAAGGGGTGTTCATCGGGACTCTCTTGACAGTTCTCATACAGTCATCATCAGCGACAATCGGTATTTTGCAAAGTCTTTATGCGGGTGGTTTGCTTGATTTGAATGGTGCCCTACCAATCCTTTTTGGTGATAATATTGGAACAACCATCACGGCTGTCTTGGCGGCTTTAGGAGCTAATATTGCTGCTAAGCGGGTGGCTGGTGCTCACGTCATGTTTAATGTGATCGGTACTGTCATCTGCTTGATTCTCTTAGCACCATTTACGCATTTAGTGGCATGGTTCCAAGGTCAATTGGGCTTGACAAAAGAAATGACGATTGCCTTTGCCCATGGAACGTTTAACATTACCAATACCGTGGTGCAATTTCCATTCATCGGGGCTTTGGCTTACATTGTCACGAAAATCATTCCGGGTGAGGATGAAGTGGTTAAATACGAAGCCCTTTATCTTGACCGTGGTCTTATCACGTCAGCACCGTCTATTGCGCTTGGAAATGCTAAACGTGAATTAGTTCATTTGGCTTCCTATTCTGTTCAAGCGTTAGAAGCTTCCTATGCTTATATTTCCTCATCTGATAGTAAGTATGCTGCTAAAGTTGAAAAATATGAAAATGCTGTTAATACGATTGATGAAGAATTGACCAGCTATCTTATTGCTATTTCAAATGAAGCTCTTAATGAGAGTGAAAATGAAGTACTTGCCAGTTCGCTAGACTCCTCTCGTGACCTCGAGCGTATCGCTGATCATGCTAATGAGTTAGCGCAATTGACGACAGAAACACTGTCTAAAAATGTCATTTTCTCAGAAGAAGCTCAGGCTGAGCTAAAGAAAATGTATACGATGGCGCATCGCTTAGTTCTAGACAGCATTCGTGTGGTTGTCGACCATGATAAAGTATTGGCTGGTGAACTTTTAGAGCGCCATAAGGATATTGTTAAGTTAGAGCGTAAATATCGTCGTGTTCATACTAAACGTCTTAACCGCGGGGAATGTTCAGCGCAAGCAGGTATCAGCTATGTGGATATCTTATCTCATTACACGCGTATCTCTGATCATGGCATCAACTTGGTTGAAAAAGTTATTGAGGATGTCATTTAA
- the nagA gene encoding N-acetylglucosamine-6-phosphate deacetylase, which translates to MTQYVKADRFYFVDETKEGGYLQLTDGHFGSWQSQEPTEGDILDYSGYQIAPGLVDTHIHGFAGWDVMDGSPEGIHAMSEGLLSTGVTSFLPTTLTSSSEALEKASVAVASVADDVKGAKIQGIYFEGPYFTEEYKGAQNPDYMFDPSLDEFAKWQEAAGGRIKKIALAPERQGVEEFVSTVTKQGVTVALGHSNATYEEAKAAVDAGASVWVHAYNGMRGLTHREPGMVGAVYNIPNTYAELITDGHHVSPVASEILMREKGHDHVALITDCMRAGGQPDGDYMLGEFPVIVEHGTARLKASGNLAGSILQLKDGIKNVVQWGIATPEEAIKMASYVAAKSVGIADVCGQLTEGYAADFIVLDNDLELVATYLDGQKVYQA; encoded by the coding sequence ATGACACAATATGTAAAAGCAGATCGATTTTATTTTGTAGATGAAACAAAGGAAGGAGGTTATCTTCAACTAACTGATGGTCACTTTGGCAGCTGGCAGAGTCAGGAACCAACTGAAGGTGATATTCTTGATTATTCAGGTTATCAAATTGCTCCTGGTTTAGTAGATACTCACATTCATGGTTTTGCTGGCTGGGATGTCATGGATGGTTCACCTGAAGGCATTCATGCAATGAGCGAAGGGCTTTTGTCAACTGGAGTGACATCATTTTTACCGACGACACTAACTTCCTCATCAGAAGCTTTAGAAAAAGCCTCTGTAGCTGTTGCCAGTGTCGCTGATGACGTTAAAGGTGCAAAAATTCAAGGTATTTATTTCGAGGGACCTTATTTTACAGAAGAGTACAAGGGTGCCCAAAATCCAGACTATATGTTTGACCCTAGTTTAGATGAATTTGCTAAATGGCAAGAAGCAGCAGGCGGACGAATCAAAAAGATTGCCCTAGCTCCAGAACGTCAAGGGGTTGAAGAGTTTGTTTCAACAGTAACTAAACAAGGAGTGACGGTGGCTCTGGGACATTCTAATGCTACCTATGAAGAAGCGAAAGCAGCAGTAGATGCAGGTGCTTCTGTTTGGGTTCATGCTTATAATGGGATGAGGGGACTCACTCACCGAGAACCAGGCATGGTTGGTGCGGTCTACAATATTCCAAATACTTATGCCGAACTCATTACTGATGGGCACCATGTCTCACCAGTAGCCAGTGAGATTCTTATGCGTGAAAAAGGGCATGATCATGTTGCCTTGATTACAGACTGTATGCGTGCAGGTGGTCAACCTGATGGTGATTATATGTTGGGTGAATTTCCGGTTATTGTGGAACATGGAACCGCACGCTTGAAAGCTTCTGGTAATTTAGCAGGATCTATTCTCCAACTAAAAGATGGGATTAAAAACGTCGTCCAATGGGGGATCGCCACACCTGAAGAAGCTATTAAAATGGCCTCTTATGTAGCAGCCAAATCCGTTGGTATTGCTGATGTATGTGGCCAGTTGACAGAAGGCTACGCCGCTGATTTTATTGTTTTGGACAATGACTTGGAGTTGGTGGCAACTTATCTGGATGGTCAAAAAGTATATCAAGCCTAA
- a CDS encoding elongation factor Tu produces MDYFYLVRDKKQLASYQRFLETFESKLEDYSAFLIRNYYVEDIPKAIIWADKVSATEMLRQIPVPAYTNETRIVMTPDLSVWRDIYLKQLGSYEDSAIKDWLTDHYQYVGENYLLQIVGHELAHWSELFEDDFDDYDSFIWFEEGMVEYISRKYFLTSEEFKAEKLANRYLVDLFQNEHGWHSLNDFGQATYDGNYASIFYEYWRSFLTVDELVMKVGSVDAVFKIYQEWLNTDHSQPLLDWLVQKEILTKEP; encoded by the coding sequence ATGGATTATTTTTATCTTGTCCGAGATAAAAAGCAATTAGCTTCCTATCAACGATTTTTAGAAACGTTCGAAAGCAAGTTAGAAGATTATAGCGCATTTCTAATAAGAAACTATTATGTTGAGGATATACCTAAAGCTATTATTTGGGCAGATAAAGTCTCTGCAACAGAAATGTTAAGGCAAATTCCTGTTCCAGCATATACCAATGAGACCCGAATCGTTATGACACCTGATTTGTCAGTTTGGCGTGATATTTATTTGAAGCAGCTCGGTAGCTATGAGGATAGCGCCATTAAAGATTGGCTGACTGATCATTACCAATATGTTGGAGAAAATTACTTACTTCAGATAGTCGGTCATGAATTAGCTCATTGGTCAGAATTATTCGAAGATGATTTTGACGATTATGATAGTTTTATTTGGTTTGAAGAGGGGATGGTAGAGTACATTAGTCGTAAATACTTTCTCACTTCTGAGGAATTTAAAGCTGAAAAACTGGCGAATCGCTACTTGGTTGACCTGTTTCAAAATGAGCACGGTTGGCACTCATTAAATGATTTTGGTCAAGCGACTTATGATGGCAACTACGCTAGTATTTTTTATGAGTATTGGAGAAGCTTCCTTACTGTTGATGAGTTGGTCATGAAGGTGGGATCAGTGGATGCTGTTTTTAAGATCTATCAAGAATGGCTAAATACAGACCATTCTCAACCGTTACTAGATTGGCTTGTTCAAAAAGAAATACTGACGAAAGAACCCTAA